In one Tripterygium wilfordii isolate XIE 37 chromosome 22, ASM1340144v1, whole genome shotgun sequence genomic region, the following are encoded:
- the LOC119991669 gene encoding oxysterol-binding protein-related protein 1C-like isoform X2, translating into MPSSSTASFPMLSASSTNGINQSSNQNGLRAHSDNGRSMERALTRVESLSRLTSIRDTLGITSGIMYKWVNYGRGWRPRWFVLQDGVLSYYKIHGPDKITVSHETEKGSRLIGEESFRRVSRHACIPSSRRIPVGEIHLKVSSIRESKSDDKRFSIFTGTKRVHLRAESREDRVAWMEALQAVKDMFPRLSNGEAVGPVDVMSTEKLRQRLLEEGVNEAAIQDSENIMRTEFSTLHNHLVVLRRQQLLLFDTLRQLETEKVDLENTVVDESQRQLKEQGDSFASREGKFSGSPSVSDDDHDRHDAAEEETDDDEFFDTRDVLSSGSFKSTGSGFRRSSFDSNDEESFESEDGIDSCIRSVGSNYPYVRRRKKLPDPVEKEKGVSLWSMIKDNIGKDLTKVCLPVFFNEPISSLQKCFEDLEYSYLLDRAYEWGKMGNSLMRILNVAAFAVSGYASTEGRICKPFNPLLGETYEADYPDKGLRFFSEKVSHHPMIVACHCEGQGWKFWGDSNLKSKFWGRSIQLDPVGVLTLEFDDGEVFQWSKVTTSIYNLILGKLYCDHYGTMRVEGNHEYSCKLKFKEQSIIDRNPHQVQGVVLDKNGKTVATLFGKWDESMHYLSGDGKGRGSEPQLLWKSVNPSKYQTRCNLTRFGITLNEITPGLKEKLPPTDSRLRPDQRCLENGEYEKANSEKLRLEQRQRQARKMQEMGWKPRWFAKEKGADSYRYIGGYWEAREKGNWESCPDIFGQVATNGNFD; encoded by the exons ATGCCGTCATCGTCAACGGCGTCGTTTCCGATGCTCTCGGCATCCTCCACCAACGGCATTAATCAATCGTCGAATCAGAACGGTTTACGCGCTCACAGTGACAACGGGCGTTCGATGGAGAGAGCGTTGACGAGGGTGGAGTCTCTGTCTCGGCTGACTTCGATCAGGGACACGCTGGGGATCACATCCGGCATTATGTACAAGTGGGTGAATTACGGGCGGGGATGGCGTCCCCGGTGGTTCGTTCTGCAAGATGGAGTGTTGTCGTATTACAAGATCCATGGTCCTGACAAGATCACGGTCAGTCATGAGACTGAGAAGGGATCAAGACTTATCGGCGAAGAATCCTTCCGCCGCGTATCCCGGCACGCTTGCATCCCCTCCAGCCGCCGCATCCCTGTCGGTGAAATCCATCTTAAG GTGTCTTCAATTAGGGAGAGTAAATCGGACGACAAAAGGTTCTCGATATTTACGGGGACGAAGAGAGTGCATTTGAGGGCGGAGAGCAGGGAGGACAGAGTTGCCTGGATGGAGGCGTTGCAAGCGGTTAAGGATATGTTCCCTCGGTTGTCGAATGGAGAGGCAGTGGGCCCTGTGGACGTGATGTCGACAGAGAAGTTGAGGCAGCGGCTGTTAGAGGAGGGCGTGAACGAGGCCGCCATCCAGGACAGTGAGAACATCATGAGGACTGAATTCTCGACTCTCCATAACCATCTTGTTGTCCTCAGGCGTCAACAGTTGCTACTATTTGACACTTTGCGGCAATTGGAG ACAGAAAAAGTTGACTTGGAGAACACAGTTGTTGATGAAAGCCAGAGGCAATTGAAGGAACAAGGAGATTCGTTCGCATCAAGGGAAGGAAAATTCAGTG GAAGTCCAAGTGTGTCTGATGATGACCACGACAGACATGATGCTGCTGAGGAGGaaactgatgatgatgaatttttTGATACCCGTGATGTTCTTTCATCTGGTTCATTTAAAAGTACTGGCTCAGGCTTTCGGAGATCTTCGTTCGACTCTAATGATGAAGAGTCTTTTGAGTCTGAAGATGGTATCGATTCTTGCATTAGATCGGTTGGATCTAACTATCCATATGTTAGGCGACGTAAGAAATTGCCCGACCCAGTTGAGAAGGAGAAGGGGGTTAGTCTTTGGTCAATGATTAAAGACAACATTGGGAAGGATCTCACCAAAGTTTGTCTTCCAGTATTCTTTAATGAGCCCATCTCTTCATTACAAAAATGTTTTGAAGATCTGGAGTACTCATACCTTCTAGACCGAGCTTATGAATGGGGTAAAATG GGAAATAGCCTTATGCGGATTCTAAATGTAGCAGCATTTGCGGTATCTGGGTATGCTTCTACTGAAGGCAGGATTTGCAAGCCATTCAATCCACTGTTAGGAGAGACTTATGAGGCTGACTATCCAGATAAAGGGCTTCGGTTTTTCTCTGAGAAG GTTAGTCATCACCCAATGATCGTTGCGTGTCACTGTGAGGGTCAGGGTTGGAAGTTCTGGGGTGACAGCAATTTAAAGAGTAAATTTTGGGGTCGATCAATTCAGCTTGATCCTGTTGGTGTTTTGACACTTGAGTTCGatgatggagaagtttttcaatgGAGCaag GTGACAACATCCATTTACAACCTCATCTTAGGAAAACTCTACTGTGATCATTATGGTACTATGCGAGTAGAGGGGAATCATGAATACTCATGTAAATTGAAATTCAAGGAGCAGTCAATCATTGATAGAAATCCTCACCAG GTACAAGGTGTTGTTCTCGACAAGAATGGTAAAACAGTTGCAACCTTATTTGGAAAGTGGGATGAGAGCATGCATTATTTAAGTGGTGATGGTAAAGGTAGAGGTTCAGAGCCCCAGTTGCTCTGGAAAAGTGTCAACCCTTCAAAATACCAGACTAGGTGTAATCTGACGCGCTTTGGCATCACGTTGAATGAGATTACGCCTGGACTCAAG GAGAAGCTGCCACCAACAGATTCGAGACTAAGGCCTGATCAGAGGTGCTTAGAGAATGGAGAATACGAAAAGGCAAATTCTGAGAAATTAAGACTAGAACAAAGGCAGCGGCAG GCGAGGAAGATGCAAGAGATGGGATGGAAACCAAGATGGTTTGCCAAGGAGAAAGGCGCTGATTCGTATCGATACATTGGTGGGTACTGGGAAGCCAGAGAAAAGGGCAACTGGGAATCATGCCCTGATATCTTTGGTCAGGTCGCCACCAATGGAAATTTTGACTAA
- the LOC119991669 gene encoding oxysterol-binding protein-related protein 1C-like isoform X1, with protein sequence MPSSSTASFPMLSASSTNGINQSSNQNGLRAHSDNGRSMERALTRVESLSRLTSIRDTLGITSGIMYKWVNYGRGWRPRWFVLQDGVLSYYKIHGPDKITVSHETEKGSRLIGEESFRRVSRHACIPSSRRIPVGEIHLKVSSIRESKSDDKRFSIFTGTKRVHLRAESREDRVAWMEALQAVKDMFPRLSNGEAVGPVDVMSTEKLRQRLLEEGVNEAAIQDSENIMRTEFSTLHNHLVVLRRQQLLLFDTLRQLETEKVDLENTVVDESQRQLKEQGDSFASREGKFSEGSPSVSDDDHDRHDAAEEETDDDEFFDTRDVLSSGSFKSTGSGFRRSSFDSNDEESFESEDGIDSCIRSVGSNYPYVRRRKKLPDPVEKEKGVSLWSMIKDNIGKDLTKVCLPVFFNEPISSLQKCFEDLEYSYLLDRAYEWGKMGNSLMRILNVAAFAVSGYASTEGRICKPFNPLLGETYEADYPDKGLRFFSEKVSHHPMIVACHCEGQGWKFWGDSNLKSKFWGRSIQLDPVGVLTLEFDDGEVFQWSKVTTSIYNLILGKLYCDHYGTMRVEGNHEYSCKLKFKEQSIIDRNPHQVQGVVLDKNGKTVATLFGKWDESMHYLSGDGKGRGSEPQLLWKSVNPSKYQTRCNLTRFGITLNEITPGLKEKLPPTDSRLRPDQRCLENGEYEKANSEKLRLEQRQRQARKMQEMGWKPRWFAKEKGADSYRYIGGYWEAREKGNWESCPDIFGQVATNGNFD encoded by the exons ATGCCGTCATCGTCAACGGCGTCGTTTCCGATGCTCTCGGCATCCTCCACCAACGGCATTAATCAATCGTCGAATCAGAACGGTTTACGCGCTCACAGTGACAACGGGCGTTCGATGGAGAGAGCGTTGACGAGGGTGGAGTCTCTGTCTCGGCTGACTTCGATCAGGGACACGCTGGGGATCACATCCGGCATTATGTACAAGTGGGTGAATTACGGGCGGGGATGGCGTCCCCGGTGGTTCGTTCTGCAAGATGGAGTGTTGTCGTATTACAAGATCCATGGTCCTGACAAGATCACGGTCAGTCATGAGACTGAGAAGGGATCAAGACTTATCGGCGAAGAATCCTTCCGCCGCGTATCCCGGCACGCTTGCATCCCCTCCAGCCGCCGCATCCCTGTCGGTGAAATCCATCTTAAG GTGTCTTCAATTAGGGAGAGTAAATCGGACGACAAAAGGTTCTCGATATTTACGGGGACGAAGAGAGTGCATTTGAGGGCGGAGAGCAGGGAGGACAGAGTTGCCTGGATGGAGGCGTTGCAAGCGGTTAAGGATATGTTCCCTCGGTTGTCGAATGGAGAGGCAGTGGGCCCTGTGGACGTGATGTCGACAGAGAAGTTGAGGCAGCGGCTGTTAGAGGAGGGCGTGAACGAGGCCGCCATCCAGGACAGTGAGAACATCATGAGGACTGAATTCTCGACTCTCCATAACCATCTTGTTGTCCTCAGGCGTCAACAGTTGCTACTATTTGACACTTTGCGGCAATTGGAG ACAGAAAAAGTTGACTTGGAGAACACAGTTGTTGATGAAAGCCAGAGGCAATTGAAGGAACAAGGAGATTCGTTCGCATCAAGGGAAGGAAAATTCAGTG AAGGAAGTCCAAGTGTGTCTGATGATGACCACGACAGACATGATGCTGCTGAGGAGGaaactgatgatgatgaatttttTGATACCCGTGATGTTCTTTCATCTGGTTCATTTAAAAGTACTGGCTCAGGCTTTCGGAGATCTTCGTTCGACTCTAATGATGAAGAGTCTTTTGAGTCTGAAGATGGTATCGATTCTTGCATTAGATCGGTTGGATCTAACTATCCATATGTTAGGCGACGTAAGAAATTGCCCGACCCAGTTGAGAAGGAGAAGGGGGTTAGTCTTTGGTCAATGATTAAAGACAACATTGGGAAGGATCTCACCAAAGTTTGTCTTCCAGTATTCTTTAATGAGCCCATCTCTTCATTACAAAAATGTTTTGAAGATCTGGAGTACTCATACCTTCTAGACCGAGCTTATGAATGGGGTAAAATG GGAAATAGCCTTATGCGGATTCTAAATGTAGCAGCATTTGCGGTATCTGGGTATGCTTCTACTGAAGGCAGGATTTGCAAGCCATTCAATCCACTGTTAGGAGAGACTTATGAGGCTGACTATCCAGATAAAGGGCTTCGGTTTTTCTCTGAGAAG GTTAGTCATCACCCAATGATCGTTGCGTGTCACTGTGAGGGTCAGGGTTGGAAGTTCTGGGGTGACAGCAATTTAAAGAGTAAATTTTGGGGTCGATCAATTCAGCTTGATCCTGTTGGTGTTTTGACACTTGAGTTCGatgatggagaagtttttcaatgGAGCaag GTGACAACATCCATTTACAACCTCATCTTAGGAAAACTCTACTGTGATCATTATGGTACTATGCGAGTAGAGGGGAATCATGAATACTCATGTAAATTGAAATTCAAGGAGCAGTCAATCATTGATAGAAATCCTCACCAG GTACAAGGTGTTGTTCTCGACAAGAATGGTAAAACAGTTGCAACCTTATTTGGAAAGTGGGATGAGAGCATGCATTATTTAAGTGGTGATGGTAAAGGTAGAGGTTCAGAGCCCCAGTTGCTCTGGAAAAGTGTCAACCCTTCAAAATACCAGACTAGGTGTAATCTGACGCGCTTTGGCATCACGTTGAATGAGATTACGCCTGGACTCAAG GAGAAGCTGCCACCAACAGATTCGAGACTAAGGCCTGATCAGAGGTGCTTAGAGAATGGAGAATACGAAAAGGCAAATTCTGAGAAATTAAGACTAGAACAAAGGCAGCGGCAG GCGAGGAAGATGCAAGAGATGGGATGGAAACCAAGATGGTTTGCCAAGGAGAAAGGCGCTGATTCGTATCGATACATTGGTGGGTACTGGGAAGCCAGAGAAAAGGGCAACTGGGAATCATGCCCTGATATCTTTGGTCAGGTCGCCACCAATGGAAATTTTGACTAA